The following is a genomic window from Manihot esculenta cultivar AM560-2 chromosome 9, M.esculenta_v8, whole genome shotgun sequence.
atccacatTATAATACGTGTTCGTAAGTTATTCAATAGAGTATAATTCTCatacttactttggtcatcCTTTTTCGGGAGACTAGGTAACTTCTGTGATCTCTTTCATATTCTTGCCTCTCTGacttttggttttgcttttgactcGTCCTTTTATCCTTTCTCAACGTTTAGACTTCGTCATCCAGTCTGATGTACTTCTAGTCTTTGTCCATTAGCTATTGGTACGTAACGGCTGGATTCTTGATGAGGAAATCTATGAATCCTTTATTCAATATTTCACATGctatttcataatttaaatcCTCCACTTGTATTACTTCTGCATTAAATCGTGAGATAAAAATCCTTAAAACTCGCTCTCTCCTTGGCAGATCTTTCGCAAGTTAgaggagagctttttaggatgtatacaagtaataactctagatttaaataataaacgAATTGTGTAAAGTTCCGAATTAAACCTGagctcagatgttggtactatTCCTaagccaaacctgtgagtgttggTAGAAACACTCGGCATAACACGAAGTCGTTGACATTCTGAAATTGCATGGTTGTTATAAAGATTGCCAGGTGACTTATGGGATATGCTGTTCCATCATATCGTCCAGGCCAAAATCCTATCCCTGCTCTTTCTAATACCTTTGAACAGCTCATACTAGCTTCCAGTCGACGTTTTTTGGAGCATCGTCTGATGACTCTTCTTTCTCGAACTTGGCCTTTCCTTTTGCCTGCATCTGGATTACCTTTGTCCAAATCCTTAGAGGCTTCCTCCCTTTCCCTGGGAGCCATGAATGATGCCTCTCCTTGAGTTTTGTATTGCTCGAGAGTTGCttgcaaccttttgatgtgTTGGAGCATTTGCTCATTGTTCATTGTTGAGATCTACTTCGTTGACCATAGATGGTGTGTTTTATCCACTGCCAGGAGCGGAAGAAATTATAGCACCCTCATTGGTAGTAACCTTAGCAGCAACTCATGAACTGCCAACCATttcgagagagagaaagaaagttttctttttaagagaaaagggaaaagagattgattttaatccaaatgagcATAGAGAATTCAATAGATTTCTTGGTAATGGAACTAAATGATATCGCTGAAACGAAACTGTATTGCGATTGGTCACCctacaagaaagagaaaatgAGGTGGTTGACGCCTATGGCAGTCACTTCGACGCTCAAATCaataatttgaagaaaatgatgaatgtaataaattgtttagaactaaagagtagttgtgtaagaatgcgTACCTTAATCTCTGccatcattaatttttatattataagaagatggagttaattatagtatCTCATAAAAATCCGGTTGATATAGGTTAATTGATAGGAAATCCCGTAATTATAGCATAATCGAGATATACTGGATTGTGTTTTCTAATGATAACTTTCCGTGGAGTCTCACCTTGCATTGGAGAAGGTGAGTCTTGACGAAGAGATGAGATTTGAAGTGTCCGGATCTTCTTTTTCCTCAATGGAACTGAATATCATCTTATCAGATTTTTATTCTTGCCACGTGACTCTATCTTTCAAGTGCCATGGACAATTATTATGTTTTCTCATTaagtgttttattttattttttaaaatatttagataatataaaaatagatttaaaattaggataaattttaaattaaaataataaatttagatattattttaaactcattaatcaaattaaaataatttcataaataaaattaaaaaaagtactTCTTCCATCCATAATTTTTtgtctatatttttttattttttaaaaattattatgtaactttttttaactataataatatataaatagactattataattttatttaattttatttaatttttaaaaactctCAAATATctcttagtatttaataaaatttaatatatttaagataaatataattaaaaaattaaaaaaaattatatttttaaatatgtatcAAAATacaaagtgaataaaaattataagatgaatagagtatttaaataaatttagagtGTTACCTCTCTTCTTcacacatttatatatattatagatatagaaatttaaatcttatctaaataaaatataatcatcGTCAgattatatatacacatattaaaatttatataaaattaattatatatatatatatatatatatataaaataatgaaaacgaatattaataaaaaaaaccttatttttaaaaattattatacttcTTATAATATTTTACTTCAGAGTGACTACaattttgattattaataaattataatataaactttttttcatttacttttgctaaaaatttaaaaatattttccatttgacaataatttttataaaccgattcaagtttatttttaaatgagttaaaatagaaaaatattttttcctaactctaaaaaattgtttttaatTTGCTTGACCGACATTAACAACCAGCCTTCATGAGTTAAGatagtattaaatttttttccctcactcaaaagtTTGAGCTTTTATATctttatactaaaattttatattttttattttaccgcttaatttttctcttttatttctttaaaaaaatttaaaaaatttatgcaaTACGGTCATTATATTACAAtagttatatattaattatagagTATTTACATAAAGAACATACAACAGTTTATTATAAAACTTATTCTGCATTTTTAAAGGTGGATACAGATAAGGAGAGAATTAACTTTCAACCTCTCTTTTGATTTCTCATGCTAGTGTATACATATAAACAGAaagtcatttaatttttttataggcCATCCAAAAataatctatttattttataatcatatcatatatatgtaaagtattaaaattatttatttgggTAGCATCATACTACCAAAGAAGTCTCTAAATATATAGATAATGAGGGTAGTTAACAAAATTCTTAATCGATTCTTTATATAATTTTGGCCCGTTGGCCCTCAAAGAATGTCTTGGCTTCGCTACTGTCTCCGTCCGCTCGACCGATtgaacattttaaattttatggtcTTGCGCTCCCTGTGGCGTTTAGTCTCCTGATAAGCTACATTTTAGTTTGGCTTTCAGGCGACCATCTTCTTCAACGGGCGTTGTAGTCTCAAGATTGTCAATTTTTATTTAGGCTCGAGTCTTACGTACTGGGTTGGGTTATTGTGGAAATAAATAAAAGACCGGAGACTCTTAAACCCGACCCGATCCGATCCATAAGTAATACGGATCATGGACCCCACATCGCCCCGCTTTAAACAGTTGGACCAAcaaccaaaagcaaacaagtgtctttgttttttaaatttcattatttccCCTTAACTAACGCCCAGACCGACTCAACATTCCCAGCTTCGCCGTGCGCGTCGAAGTCGTCCTCGCCGCCACCCTAAGCGCCTCATCCTCGATCTCCCACGATTCCACCTCCAATCCTGTTTCTCAGATATTAATTATGAGAGAAGATATCTCAATAATTGCAGATCTGTAGCTTTTTTTctcgatttattttttaagaaaattggcAGATTTTGGTTATGGCAACGAGGAATAGGACCATATTATTTAGGAAGTATAGAGATGCGTTGAAGAGCGTTAGAGCTCCGGCGAGTTCGTCGGCTCATTTGACAACATCCAAAAATTCCGGCGGACGACCGGTGATCGAGTTAGTGAGCACGTCGCTTCTCCAAAATCGCTCTTATGCTCCACTTAGTACTGAGGATCCCGGTAACTCTAGGTACGTCTATATATtcttgtttttaattttatatagttAAATGGAAAAGTGAATTTTATACTTAGATTTAATCTTCGGAAGTTGGAGATCTGTGagcgccttttttttttttttcttaccaatgtcatatatgtataagtTGGAGTGAATTTCGTTTTTCGTAGAACATTTAGTCTCAGATTTTTGATATCTGAATCTGCGGAAGATTAGAAGAATGTGGCTTGAATTAGTAGCATTATTTTATTAGGTAGGATTTATGGAATGTAGAATTCAATATCACATTGATGACACATATGGAATTGATTTGGAATAGACATGCAAGATCATGAGAATTTGAGTTGCAGCCAGAGTTTTCTTTGAACAAAGTTCAAATGTAAGGTTAATCTTCCAAAATTTTTTCCCATGCGGCCCTTTTCCTCTGATTCCTAAGTTTTTGACCTAGGACCTAACCAGGGGACAGTGTTCCAGAGTTATTGGAAACAACTTAGACTCAATGTGATCTGTTGGTGGCTATAGGTTACTAGGTTTGCAGAACACTTGCTTCATTTGATATATGGATTGGTGGCTGTAGGTTTGAAGAAATAGCAGTCTAGTTTTATGAATGATGATTGGTGTTCTCATGGACTAAATGTAAGATTTTTCCACAAAGGTGTCTCAAGAGGTTGGGATTGGTAGAAAAAAAAAGTGTTGGTATTTTCATTAGCAAGTGGCTTGAGAGCTTAAAGATGTTTTATACTGCCTCTTGTTATCCTCAAATGTTGGATTTGAAATGATAGATTTGTTTAGGGCTGCTTTTGTGGATAAGTTTTATGGAAATTATAGCAAAGATTTTCAGATTGAGTGTTGGCAAAGTTTATATCACAGGCACACTTATACGGACAGGAGCAAAgacaaatagagagagaaaaagctAGATGTAGATAATTTTTACATGGACAGGCGAAGGGCCTATAGCTATAGAGCCGCctgcatttttttttcctttttcactaaAGGAGGAAAGTAGGACTGCCTTGCAAAGtcttttgttttctctttacaTGGAAGTGTAAGAGAAAACCTGAATGGGCCAACAAAACTATGTTAGTTTTCTTGGACCTTTAAAGGTCTTTGTCATTTATGAATATGGGCCTCAAGCTTAATATGAAGAAGTGGGATGATTGTTTGAAGATGATTCAATAATATGGGGATGATTTTATTTCAAGTTGTTGCTACATATGCATACAAATTGAAATTCTTCAGGAAATTTTGTAAATGTTGCTGAAAAATTTTTGGATACTTTATTTTCATCTGTATACATGACCTTGTGCTGTAAAATGTCAGAGGAGAAAGATTAAACATTCTTTTCTTGCTGCAGTAAAGGTGCACTCACAGTTGGTCTACCACCAGCTTGGGTGGATGTATCTGAAGAAATAGCTGCAAATGTGCAGCGTGCACGCTCAAAAATGACCGAGTTAGCCAGGGCTCATGCTAAAGCTTTGATGCCTTCATTTGGAGATGGTAAAGAAGATCAACGCATGATTGAGGCTCTAACTCATGAGATAACTGATCTTATAAAAAAATCAGAGAAGAAATTACAAAGACTTTCAGCAGCTGGGCCTTCTGAGGATTCAAATGTGAGGAAAAATGTACAGGTATGTTGTTTTAGTAGCTGCAACATTTTGTGCCTAGTTCTGGTGAGTTTCCTAATTGATCTCCATTCTCTATTTATGCAAGAGCATGGTCAATTGATTTAATTACTTCATCACTGGCTTGCTGCCTTGGTTCTTAACATGATTTTTAATCTGAGTCATTTATAAGTGGCTGGATGTGAACTCAAAGAAGAATTACACAAAGGGTAGCTtcaatattatgttttaagtgattctccatcatctctctctctctctctctctctctctctctctctctctctcgcatTGAGGTTATGAaatgagttcttccttcaagtctGATTAagtttttcttaatatttttattttactgtaTTTGGCATCTTAACCATTCACAATCTCTTGTTTTAGTTGCCTGGTTAATTGGTTAGGTTAGTGTTCATATGTCTTCATTTTTGAACTGGGACATTTCCGGTTTCATACATTGAGCAAATATATGTACTTCTGCTCTTCCATTCgttcctcctttggttgatgaGTTTACTCATGTTAAGTTACTTATTCCTCAAATCCTACATCTGCACTTCATTGTTGAAATTGATGATTGCTAGCAACATGGTGGATATTTTTGAATTTACTAATTCCAGAGTTTTGCATCATTGAACTTCACATTATTTGCACATATATATGAAAGATGTACCTCTTTGACAGGGTGAGTTAATCTTATGCactatgctttttttttttttaatatttgcagCGCTCTCTTGCCACCGACCTTCAGAACCTTTCAATGGAACTTCGTAAGAAACAGTCAACGTACTTGAAGCGCCTCAGGCAACAGAAAGAGGTTTATATCACTCTTCTTTTTCAActattaaatggaaaagaaactGATTGTGAcaggcagagagagagagagatattaAAAGCTTCAACTCCTTATCTGACCACCTTTGTTCTTTAGTTTTTGGTGCTTGGAATTGTATGTCTTGGTCTTTAGCATGCCAAGGGAAGCTACATTTTCCCATTCTGCTTATTGAGATCTCTTTCAGCTTAGGTAATAGGTATCGAGCAGGAACCAGGAAGTTGCTTCTAAAGCATATGCTTCCTCAGTTTCTCATGTTGTTGTTTTGTTTATTGATGCATATCAAGGAAACATCATAGAGTTCTGCTATTTATCATAACAGACTAGGATCTCTTTCAGCTTTAGGTATTGAAGAGTTAGCCGCTTCTAAAGCTTGTGGTTTTCACTGTTTTTTTTTGTTGATGCAGGGTCAGGATGGGGTTGATTTAGAGATGAACCTAAATGGTAGTAGATCTGGAATAGATGATGATAATTTGGATTACATGGTATGCAGTTTTCTGACACTCCCCTGCTTATTATTTTTGTTGTTAGACTTGCCAGTTAGCTCGGGAAATGTTATCCAAGTAATTATGTAGGGTCAAATTAAGTTGAAGTGTTTAAGCTTTTACCCGTCATTTGGAATAAATTTTTTGCTAGagtttaattcaattgatttcttttctataagtctcttgtttggaatacaaaaattcttttttttttttaatttaaaaaattttcattttaaatcaaGTTGAAATCCGACATAATTTTGgaagaattcatttgaattttttccTTACAAACTGAATCATGTCAAATCAAGCTTGTCTTCCCATCTTGGTTGAATACTGACAGAGTATCCTGTACAAATGACATTAGGTGTTTAATGAGCGGCAAATGGCCAAGCTGAAAAAGAGTGAGGCATTCACagcagaaagagaaagagagatccaGCAGGCTAGTGAtctttttcatttcatttttttttatattaaagctAACCTGACAATATCTTCTTTATTAACTAAAAGAATTATTCCTTTAACTATTTCTGATTTGTAGGTTGTTGAATCAGTAAATGAGCTTGCTCAAATTATGAAGGACTTGTCAGTACTTGTAATAGACCAGGTGAGGAGTTGTATTTAGCTATCCTCTTGTGCCAAAACCTTCTGTTTCATGTCACcgttgttaattttattaatctcCAAGCAGGGCACTATTGTTGATAGGATAGATTACAACATTCAGAATGTTGCAACTACAGTTGAGGAGGGTCTTAAACAGTTGCAAAAGGTGCCTTTCTTATCCTCATTGGTGATTTTCTTTTAGGatctactctctctctctctctctcttgcatATGTTTCTTATAGCGATGTTTCATTAAATGAATTGGGCACTGCAGGCTGAGAGAACACAGAAACAAGGAGGGATGGTGATGTGTGCAACAGTGCTTGTTATCATGTGCTTTATCATGTTGGTGCTACTAATCCTCAAGGAGATATTCTTGTAATTTATTAGAACTTTCCAACATTTGCCCATTCTTATCATTGCTCCTCTGCGATTTTTACACACTCGTTGATGGAGACGTGTTGTGTGGCAGAGGAATGCTAGAGCTTTAAAATTGCCCCATTTTATACCAGATAAATCAACttctaccttttttttttctttttttaatcaaaattttgtaAGGGGGAAGGGTCTATACTGGGGAATGAATGCCCTGGAAATGTATAGAGCTGATACTGGATCTGGTTCTTTTGTCACAGACcgatcattgattcttttttGATTTTCCAAGGGAGGTTGGTGGCTTGGTTTCACCAATGCCTCTGCTTACATAGGAGAAGATGTTTTTTGATCGTTTGTATCGACTTTTAAATTAGATATAAAAGTGAAACGCATCCAACTATACTTCTCTACATTTATTTGCTTGTATGTGTCCTGTCTGGAAGAGGATGaattaacttaaaattaaaaattgttaaTTGTTTCTAAAGCTGCTGTCAAATGCTTCGAAAATGTAGTTTAAGCTACTACAAGAGTTAACATAGagttaatattaattttcaaaaaaaaaaaagagttaataTAGAGTTAATATTTCACAGTATTTATGATTTATCACCAtacaaaaaaattacataaaattgtACTTATCAATGAAAAAAGAGTTAAAAAtgaggttttaaattttaaaaatatatcttatgaaattataaataaattaaattaaattaaaaattaaatcaaattgaaaattgatttggtatatttattaaaaagaaaagttaaatatagtttataaaattgataaagtttgaaatttttttaataattattaattatattcaagTATTAATTTTTAGTGTCGATTAAGATAATATAGTTGCATTTCCATTAT
Proteins encoded in this region:
- the LOC110621935 gene encoding syntaxin-41 isoform X1, producing the protein MATRNRTILFRKYRDALKSVRAPASSSAHLTTSKNSGGRPVIELVSTSLLQNRSYAPLSTEDPGNSSKGALTVGLPPAWVDVSEEIAANVQRARSKMTELARAHAKALMPSFGDGKEDQRMIEALTHEITDLIKKSEKKLQRLSAAGPSEDSNVRKNVQVCCFSSCNILCLVLRSLATDLQNLSMELRKKQSTYLKRLRQQKEGQDGVDLEMNLNGSRSGIDDDNLDYMVFNERQMAKLKKSEAFTAEREREIQQVVESVNELAQIMKDLSVLVIDQGTIVDRIDYNIQNVATTVEEGLKQLQKAERTQKQGGMVMCATVLVIMCFIMLVLLILKEIFL
- the LOC110621935 gene encoding syntaxin-43 isoform X2 → MATRNRTILFRKYRDALKSVRAPASSSAHLTTSKNSGGRPVIELVSTSLLQNRSYAPLSTEDPGNSSKGALTVGLPPAWVDVSEEIAANVQRARSKMTELARAHAKALMPSFGDGKEDQRMIEALTHEITDLIKKSEKKLQRLSAAGPSEDSNVRKNVQRSLATDLQNLSMELRKKQSTYLKRLRQQKEGQDGVDLEMNLNGSRSGIDDDNLDYMVFNERQMAKLKKSEAFTAEREREIQQVVESVNELAQIMKDLSVLVIDQGTIVDRIDYNIQNVATTVEEGLKQLQKAERTQKQGGMVMCATVLVIMCFIMLVLLILKEIFL